Proteins from one Gossypium raimondii isolate GPD5lz chromosome 8, ASM2569854v1, whole genome shotgun sequence genomic window:
- the LOC105791381 gene encoding reticulon-like protein B3, translated as MSDHEDKHEESLLEKISEKVKGHDLSSSSSDSDDDKPSESSMKAKVFRLFGRERPVHDVFGGGKQADIFLWRNKKISAGALGVATVIWVLFELLEYHLLTLVCHLLILALALLFLWSNAATFIHKSPPRIPEVQIPKDPVLEFAQALRFEINRGFAVLRDIASGRDLKKFLSVIAGLWVLSIVGNWCNFLTLFYIVFVLLHTLPVLYEKYEDKVDQLTEKAWHEIKKQYAVFDAKVLSKIPKRPLKEKEKEKKKD; from the exons ATGTCTGATCACGAAGACAAGCACGAGGAATCGTTGTTGGAGAAGATATCAGAGAAGGTCAAAGGCCATGATTTATCTTCCTCCTCCTCGGATTCCGATGATGACAAGCCATCAGAATCCTCCATGAAGGCCAAAGTCTTCCGTCTGTTTGGAAGAGAAAGGCCCGTCCACGACGTTTTCGGTGGAGgcaaac AGGCTGATATTTTCCTGTGGAGGAACAAAAAGATTTCGGCAGGAGCACTAGGTGTTGCAACTGTGATTTGGGTTTTGTTTGAATTGCTCGAGTACCACCTTCTCACACTAGTCTGTCACTTGTTGATACTTGCTCTTGCATTACTCTTCTTGTGGTCAAATGCTGCTACCTTCATCCACAA GTCTCCACCTCGCATCCCTGAAGTTCAAATCCCCAAGGACCCAGTTTTAGAGTTTGCCCAAGCGCTTAGGTTTGAGATTAACCGGGGTTTCGCCGTCCTGCGGGATATTGCATCAGGAAGAGATCTTAAGAAGTTCCTCTCT GTGATCGCTGGCTTGTGGGTCTTGTCTATTGTGGGAAATTGGTGCAACTTCTTGACACTGTTCTACATAG TATTCGTACTACTGCACACCCTGCCTGTTCTGTATGAGAAGTATGAAGACAAGGTGGACCAATTGACCGAGAAAGCATGGCATGAGATCAAGAAGCAGTATGCAGTGTTTGATGCAAAAGTACTGAGTAAGATTCCCAAGAGACCATtgaaggagaaggagaaggagaagaagaaagattag
- the LOC105791380 gene encoding uncharacterized protein LOC105791380 isoform X3, with translation MLSSHSLSHRPILAPSLSKFRVPNRPPTFSLSRIFEHNPRLTKSAADAVSRAVGSGWTVPWTAETILQVMLLWVAAFWFIGSWMIPFAAHMAGFSKESLTFKGQALFSLVTDVTEGLAGIAILHRCLSHFHPLPSDWFKFSLRGKWLFDVALGCLMFPFVNQLSQFNLTLLPLMPSTPVTLSSVEQSILARDPVAMALYAIVVSICAPVWEEIVFRGFLLPSLTRYMPVWSAILVSSVAFALAHFNVQRMLPLIFLGMVMGVVFARSRNLLPSMLLHSLWNGFVFLDLMR, from the exons ATGTTGAGCTCCCACTCTCTCTCTCACCGCCCTATTCTTGCACCTTCTCTCTCCAAATTTCGGGTTCCCAACCGCCCCCCTACCTTTTCTTTATCCCGGATCTTTGAACACAATCCCAGGCTCACCAAGAGC GCTGCTGATGCTGTCTCGAGGGCTGTTGGTAGCGGGTGGACTGTACCATGGACAGCAGAGACTATTCTGCAG GTTATGCTTCTTTGGGTAGCTGCATTTTGGTTCATTGGGTCTTGGATGATTCCTTTTGCAGCTCACATGGCAGGCTTCAGCAAGGAATCTCTAACATTCAAAGGACAAGCCTTGTTCAGCCTTGTGACTGATGTAACTGAAGGCCTTGCTGGGATTGCAATACTACATCGGTGTCTGTCTCACTTTCATCCCCTTCCATCAGATTGGTTTAAATTTAGCTTGAGAGGGAAGTGGCTCTTTGATGTTGCTCTAGGATGCCTCATGTTCCCTTTCGTCAACCAATTATCTCAGTTCAATCTGACCTTGTTGCCCCTTATGCCTTCTACACCTGTAACCCTTTCAAGTGTTGAACAGTCAATTTTAGCAAGAGATCCAGTAGCCATGGCACTATATGCGATAGTTGTTTCGATTTGTGCTCCTGTGTGGGAGGAGATAGTTTTTCGAGGTTTCCTTCTCCCTTCCTTGACCAGATACATGCCTGTATGGAGTGCAATACTGGTAAGTTCAGTTGCCTTTGCTCTGGCACATTTTAATGTACAGAGAATGTTGCCGCTTATTTTCCTAGGAATGGTGATGGGTGTTGTTTTTGCACGGTCGAGGAATCTATTGCCATCTATGCTTCTGCACAGCCTCTGGAATGGCTTTGTGTTCTTGGATTTAATGAGATAA
- the LOC105791380 gene encoding uncharacterized protein LOC105791380 isoform X1 produces MLSSHSLSHRPILAPSLSKFRVPNRPPTFSLSRIFEHNPRLTKSKWKISCFRHEGFSPENPKPEYIEHFLPEELVQTELYKSSAHRRDWKSTLKEVAADAVSRAVGSGWTVPWTAETILQVMLLWVAAFWFIGSWMIPFAAHMAGFSKESLTFKGQALFSLVTDVTEGLAGIAILHRCLSHFHPLPSDWFKFSLRGKWLFDVALGCLMFPFVNQLSQFNLTLLPLMPSTPVTLSSVEQSILARDPVAMALYAIVVSICAPVWEEIVFRGFLLPSLTRYMPVWSAILVSSVAFALAHFNVQRMLPLIFLGMVMGVVFARSRNLLPSMLLHSLWNGFVFLDLMR; encoded by the exons ATGTTGAGCTCCCACTCTCTCTCTCACCGCCCTATTCTTGCACCTTCTCTCTCCAAATTTCGGGTTCCCAACCGCCCCCCTACCTTTTCTTTATCCCGGATCTTTGAACACAATCCCAGGCTCACCAAGAGC AAATGGAAAATTTCATGCTTTAGGCATGAGGGGTTTTCCCCAGAGAATCCAAAACCTGAATACATTGAACATTTTCTGCCTGAAGAATTAGTGCAAACTGAGTTATATAAGTCAAGTGCTCACAGAAGAGATTGGAAATCTACTCTTAAAGAGGTG GCTGCTGATGCTGTCTCGAGGGCTGTTGGTAGCGGGTGGACTGTACCATGGACAGCAGAGACTATTCTGCAG GTTATGCTTCTTTGGGTAGCTGCATTTTGGTTCATTGGGTCTTGGATGATTCCTTTTGCAGCTCACATGGCAGGCTTCAGCAAGGAATCTCTAACATTCAAAGGACAAGCCTTGTTCAGCCTTGTGACTGATGTAACTGAAGGCCTTGCTGGGATTGCAATACTACATCGGTGTCTGTCTCACTTTCATCCCCTTCCATCAGATTGGTTTAAATTTAGCTTGAGAGGGAAGTGGCTCTTTGATGTTGCTCTAGGATGCCTCATGTTCCCTTTCGTCAACCAATTATCTCAGTTCAATCTGACCTTGTTGCCCCTTATGCCTTCTACACCTGTAACCCTTTCAAGTGTTGAACAGTCAATTTTAGCAAGAGATCCAGTAGCCATGGCACTATATGCGATAGTTGTTTCGATTTGTGCTCCTGTGTGGGAGGAGATAGTTTTTCGAGGTTTCCTTCTCCCTTCCTTGACCAGATACATGCCTGTATGGAGTGCAATACTGGTAAGTTCAGTTGCCTTTGCTCTGGCACATTTTAATGTACAGAGAATGTTGCCGCTTATTTTCCTAGGAATGGTGATGGGTGTTGTTTTTGCACGGTCGAGGAATCTATTGCCATCTATGCTTCTGCACAGCCTCTGGAATGGCTTTGTGTTCTTGGATTTAATGAGATAA
- the LOC105791380 gene encoding uncharacterized protein LOC105791380 isoform X4, translating into MLSSHSLSHRPILAPSLSKFRVPNRPPTFSLSRIFEHNPRLTKSKWKISCFRHEGFSPENPKPEYIEHFLPEELVQTELYKSSAHRRDWKSTLKEVAADAVSRAVGSGWTVPWTAETILQVMLLWVAAFWFIGSWMIPFAAHMAGFSKESLTFKGQALFSLVTDVTEGLAGIAILHRCLSHFHPLPSDWFKFSLRGKWLFDVALGCLMFPFVNQLSQFNLTLLPLMPSTPVTLSSVEQSILARDPVAMALYAIVVSICAPVWEEIVFRGFLLPSLTRYMPVWSAILVSN; encoded by the exons ATGTTGAGCTCCCACTCTCTCTCTCACCGCCCTATTCTTGCACCTTCTCTCTCCAAATTTCGGGTTCCCAACCGCCCCCCTACCTTTTCTTTATCCCGGATCTTTGAACACAATCCCAGGCTCACCAAGAGC AAATGGAAAATTTCATGCTTTAGGCATGAGGGGTTTTCCCCAGAGAATCCAAAACCTGAATACATTGAACATTTTCTGCCTGAAGAATTAGTGCAAACTGAGTTATATAAGTCAAGTGCTCACAGAAGAGATTGGAAATCTACTCTTAAAGAGGTG GCTGCTGATGCTGTCTCGAGGGCTGTTGGTAGCGGGTGGACTGTACCATGGACAGCAGAGACTATTCTGCAG GTTATGCTTCTTTGGGTAGCTGCATTTTGGTTCATTGGGTCTTGGATGATTCCTTTTGCAGCTCACATGGCAGGCTTCAGCAAGGAATCTCTAACATTCAAAGGACAAGCCTTGTTCAGCCTTGTGACTGATGTAACTGAAGGCCTTGCTGGGATTGCAATACTACATCGGTGTCTGTCTCACTTTCATCCCCTTCCATCAGATTGGTTTAAATTTAGCTTGAGAGGGAAGTGGCTCTTTGATGTTGCTCTAGGATGCCTCATGTTCCCTTTCGTCAACCAATTATCTCAGTTCAATCTGACCTTGTTGCCCCTTATGCCTTCTACACCTGTAACCCTTTCAAGTGTTGAACAGTCAATTTTAGCAAGAGATCCAGTAGCCATGGCACTATATGCGATAGTTGTTTCGATTTGTGCTCCTGTGTGGGAGGAGATAGTTTTTCGAGGTTTCCTTCTCCCTTCCTTGACCAGATACATGCCTGTATGGAGTGCAATACTG GTCTCCAACTGA
- the LOC105791380 gene encoding uncharacterized protein LOC105791380 isoform X2, whose product MLSSHSLSHRPILAPSLSKFRVPNRPPTFSLSRIFEHNPRLTKSKWKISCFRHEGFSPENPKPEYIEHFLPEELVQTELYKSSAHRRDWKSTLKEAADAVSRAVGSGWTVPWTAETILQVMLLWVAAFWFIGSWMIPFAAHMAGFSKESLTFKGQALFSLVTDVTEGLAGIAILHRCLSHFHPLPSDWFKFSLRGKWLFDVALGCLMFPFVNQLSQFNLTLLPLMPSTPVTLSSVEQSILARDPVAMALYAIVVSICAPVWEEIVFRGFLLPSLTRYMPVWSAILVSSVAFALAHFNVQRMLPLIFLGMVMGVVFARSRNLLPSMLLHSLWNGFVFLDLMR is encoded by the exons ATGTTGAGCTCCCACTCTCTCTCTCACCGCCCTATTCTTGCACCTTCTCTCTCCAAATTTCGGGTTCCCAACCGCCCCCCTACCTTTTCTTTATCCCGGATCTTTGAACACAATCCCAGGCTCACCAAGAGC AAATGGAAAATTTCATGCTTTAGGCATGAGGGGTTTTCCCCAGAGAATCCAAAACCTGAATACATTGAACATTTTCTGCCTGAAGAATTAGTGCAAACTGAGTTATATAAGTCAAGTGCTCACAGAAGAGATTGGAAATCTACTCTTAAAGAG GCTGCTGATGCTGTCTCGAGGGCTGTTGGTAGCGGGTGGACTGTACCATGGACAGCAGAGACTATTCTGCAG GTTATGCTTCTTTGGGTAGCTGCATTTTGGTTCATTGGGTCTTGGATGATTCCTTTTGCAGCTCACATGGCAGGCTTCAGCAAGGAATCTCTAACATTCAAAGGACAAGCCTTGTTCAGCCTTGTGACTGATGTAACTGAAGGCCTTGCTGGGATTGCAATACTACATCGGTGTCTGTCTCACTTTCATCCCCTTCCATCAGATTGGTTTAAATTTAGCTTGAGAGGGAAGTGGCTCTTTGATGTTGCTCTAGGATGCCTCATGTTCCCTTTCGTCAACCAATTATCTCAGTTCAATCTGACCTTGTTGCCCCTTATGCCTTCTACACCTGTAACCCTTTCAAGTGTTGAACAGTCAATTTTAGCAAGAGATCCAGTAGCCATGGCACTATATGCGATAGTTGTTTCGATTTGTGCTCCTGTGTGGGAGGAGATAGTTTTTCGAGGTTTCCTTCTCCCTTCCTTGACCAGATACATGCCTGTATGGAGTGCAATACTGGTAAGTTCAGTTGCCTTTGCTCTGGCACATTTTAATGTACAGAGAATGTTGCCGCTTATTTTCCTAGGAATGGTGATGGGTGTTGTTTTTGCACGGTCGAGGAATCTATTGCCATCTATGCTTCTGCACAGCCTCTGGAATGGCTTTGTGTTCTTGGATTTAATGAGATAA